A window of Holophagales bacterium contains these coding sequences:
- a CDS encoding aspartate/glutamate racemase family protein codes for MKTIGLIGGMSWESTVPYYREINEHVRLRRGGLHSARVALYSVDFADIEPLQRTDLWDEAGEALARAGRAVEAAGADFIVLCTNTMHKVAPAIEAAVSIPLLHIADPTAEAVKRAGIRTIGLLGTRFTMEQDFYRERLQRRHGLEVIVPAAQGRDVVHRVIYEELCRGVVTEESRAQYREVIAGLVRKGAGGVILGCTEIAMLVSASDSSVPVFDTTRLHAAAAVDFALAEA; via the coding sequence ATGAAGACGATCGGGCTGATCGGCGGCATGAGCTGGGAGTCGACCGTCCCGTACTACCGGGAGATCAACGAGCACGTGAGGCTTCGACGCGGCGGCCTCCACTCCGCGCGCGTGGCCCTCTACAGCGTCGACTTCGCCGACATCGAACCGCTCCAGCGGACGGACCTCTGGGACGAGGCGGGCGAGGCCCTCGCGAGGGCCGGGAGGGCCGTCGAGGCGGCAGGAGCCGACTTCATCGTCCTCTGCACGAACACGATGCACAAGGTGGCCCCGGCGATCGAGGCGGCCGTCTCGATCCCGCTCCTCCACATCGCCGACCCGACCGCGGAAGCGGTGAAGCGCGCCGGAATCCGCACCATCGGCCTGCTCGGGACGCGATTCACGATGGAGCAGGACTTCTACCGGGAGCGGCTGCAGAGGCGTCACGGCCTCGAGGTGATCGTCCCGGCAGCCCAGGGCCGGGACGTCGTCCATCGGGTCATCTACGAGGAGTTGTGCCGCGGCGTCGTGACCGAGGAGTCGCGGGCGCAGTACCGGGAAGTGATCGCCGGGCTCGTCCGGAAGGGGGCCGGCGGCGTCATCCTCGGCTGCACCGAGATCGCGATGCTCGTGTCGGCGTCCGACTCCTCCGTGCCGGTTTTCGACACGACCCGCCTCCACGCGGCGGCCGCCGTCGATTTCGCGCTCGCCGAAGCGTAG
- a CDS encoding archaemetzincin family Zn-dependent metalloprotease, which produces MSVIAVVAIGAPDDEVLASVEPAVAGAFGREVRRLEPLAEPSGSLDAARGQWNAPEMLKTLLAARPASAERILGVTGRDLFIPVLSFVFGQAQMDGPTAVISLARLSQAFSGLPEDRPLLLQRARKEALHELGHTFGLVHCPDAACPMSLSTGVVQVDRKGEAFCASCAALVRERTPVAMPPEGRTR; this is translated from the coding sequence GTGAGCGTCATCGCCGTGGTCGCGATCGGCGCCCCGGACGACGAGGTGCTGGCCTCCGTCGAGCCGGCCGTCGCGGGCGCGTTCGGCCGTGAGGTCCGGCGCCTCGAGCCTCTCGCCGAGCCTTCCGGCTCCCTCGACGCCGCCCGGGGCCAGTGGAACGCGCCCGAAATGCTGAAGACGCTCCTGGCCGCGCGGCCCGCCTCGGCCGAGCGGATACTCGGCGTCACGGGGCGGGACCTCTTCATCCCCGTCCTGAGCTTCGTCTTCGGCCAGGCACAGATGGATGGCCCGACGGCGGTCATCTCGCTCGCCCGGCTCTCGCAGGCGTTCTCGGGGCTTCCCGAGGACCGGCCGCTCCTCCTGCAGCGCGCGCGCAAGGAGGCTCTCCACGAGCTGGGTCACACCTTCGGCCTCGTCCACTGCCCGGACGCGGCCTGCCCCATGTCACTGTCGACGGGCGTCGTCCAGGTGGACCGCAAGGGAGAGGCGTTCTGCGCCTCGTGCGCGGCGCTCGTCAGGGAAAGGACCCCGGTGGCGATGCCACCGGAAGGGAGGACACGATGA
- a CDS encoding molybdopterin-dependent oxidoreductase → MKLELSRRDLFLAGGGAVAGIALSPVPWKLLDDLSIWTQQPPTPTPRPAGPLAFRFTSCALCPASCGLKARCFGAQPVGFAAVPGHPASDGGLCPLGLTAHHLAKHPLRATHPERVSGGKRERIDRADAVAALSAALAACGREKRTFAVVDGRPGRTLSRTYRALAAATGGLYVTPPAAGAALSLETLAKRFDGGALALGVDFSKARRVVSFGTPVLTDAGTPGLLARLRAESRRRPAAERIEVIQVEATRGRSAALADRYIPIAPGTEAAFALGLAHVLLDEKLADAAFLDARTTGLADFAALAARFAPALVEQKTGAQAGVVTALARDLATNRPALVLGGDPAAAPLSGEAEAAIAALNLLLGAPFAALPVRGDAPRATDGDAKLAAATSLDALPDGSVGLLLLDATVAEGLVPWARLERALASDALVVSLSPFRAGLGEKATLLIPGPAPLEESIELDGPVDAPFATFAFAPALLSPPKNLVPGEEILREATAAAGLSLPAPAPGSRADALLAARRGRLFDPAAATFVATGDVADTNALGELFARGACWVDDATPEPKGRFALLRDGEAARLLEAALGAPSSVPALPASLPREALSAAPPSLLLTKLTRETALFTPPAAAATTAARA, encoded by the coding sequence CCCGCCGTGACCTCTTCCTCGCCGGTGGAGGCGCCGTCGCCGGAATCGCCCTCTCGCCGGTCCCCTGGAAGCTCCTCGACGACCTCTCGATCTGGACGCAGCAGCCGCCGACGCCGACGCCGCGACCCGCCGGGCCGCTCGCGTTCCGCTTCACGTCGTGCGCTCTCTGCCCCGCTTCCTGCGGCCTGAAGGCACGCTGCTTCGGGGCGCAGCCGGTCGGCTTCGCGGCCGTCCCCGGACACCCGGCGAGCGACGGCGGCCTCTGTCCGCTCGGCCTGACGGCCCACCACCTCGCAAAACACCCGCTCCGTGCCACCCACCCCGAGCGCGTCTCGGGCGGGAAGCGCGAACGGATCGACCGCGCCGACGCGGTGGCGGCCCTCTCGGCCGCCCTCGCCGCGTGCGGCAGGGAAAAGCGCACGTTTGCCGTCGTCGACGGCCGCCCCGGCCGGACCCTCTCGCGCACCTACCGGGCTCTCGCGGCGGCGACCGGCGGCCTCTACGTCACGCCCCCCGCGGCCGGGGCCGCCCTCTCGCTCGAGACGCTCGCGAAGCGGTTCGACGGCGGTGCCCTCGCACTCGGCGTCGACTTCTCGAAGGCCCGCCGCGTCGTCTCCTTCGGAACGCCGGTCCTCACCGACGCCGGGACGCCCGGCCTCCTCGCGCGCCTGCGCGCCGAGAGCCGCCGCCGTCCGGCCGCCGAGAGGATCGAGGTGATCCAGGTCGAGGCGACGCGCGGCCGCAGCGCCGCCCTCGCCGACCGGTACATCCCGATCGCCCCCGGGACCGAGGCCGCCTTCGCGCTCGGCCTCGCGCACGTTCTCCTCGACGAGAAGCTCGCCGACGCGGCGTTCCTCGACGCGCGGACGACGGGCCTCGCCGACTTCGCGGCCCTCGCGGCGCGCTTCGCGCCCGCCCTCGTCGAGCAGAAGACCGGCGCTCAGGCCGGAGTCGTCACCGCGCTCGCGCGCGACCTCGCCACGAACCGCCCGGCGCTCGTCCTCGGTGGCGACCCGGCGGCCGCACCCCTCTCCGGGGAAGCCGAGGCGGCGATCGCCGCCCTGAACCTCCTCCTCGGCGCCCCGTTCGCCGCGCTCCCGGTGCGCGGCGACGCACCCCGCGCGACGGATGGCGACGCGAAGCTCGCCGCCGCCACCTCTCTCGACGCGCTCCCCGACGGCTCCGTCGGGCTCCTCCTCCTCGACGCGACGGTGGCCGAGGGGCTGGTGCCGTGGGCGCGCCTCGAGCGGGCCCTCGCGAGCGACGCCCTCGTCGTGAGCCTCTCTCCGTTCCGCGCCGGCCTCGGCGAGAAGGCGACGCTCCTCATCCCAGGCCCGGCGCCGCTCGAGGAGTCGATCGAGCTGGACGGGCCGGTCGACGCACCCTTCGCGACCTTCGCGTTCGCCCCCGCCCTCCTCTCTCCCCCGAAGAACCTCGTTCCCGGGGAGGAGATCCTGCGCGAGGCGACCGCGGCCGCGGGGCTCTCCCTTCCGGCTCCCGCCCCTGGCTCACGTGCGGACGCGCTTCTCGCGGCCAGGCGCGGCCGTCTCTTCGACCCGGCGGCGGCCACGTTCGTCGCGACGGGTGACGTCGCGGATACGAACGCTCTCGGCGAGCTCTTCGCCCGCGGCGCGTGCTGGGTCGACGACGCGACCCCCGAGCCGAAGGGGCGCTTCGCCCTCCTCAGGGACGGCGAGGCGGCGCGCCTCCTCGAGGCCGCTCTCGGAGCTCCTTCGAGCGTTCCGGCACTCCCCGCGTCCCTCCCTCGGGAGGCGCTCTCGGCGGCGCCCCCGTCGCTCCTCCTCACGAAACTGACCCGCGAGACGGCACTCTTCACCCCGCCCGCCGCCGCGGCCACCACTGCCGCCAGGGCGTAA
- a CDS encoding HAMP domain-containing protein, whose translation MHWPTRLSQKLILSLTVVVTLVVVANGIFAVRSAETQLQATMLQGVDQLSGAIASATWHAMLADNRESAYQVMETIAAKQGIRSVRIYNKEGRVMFSTPPSQTKSVDKNAEACFLCHASEQPLVRVDTPTRTRVVHRPDGTRTLAMITPIYNEPACSNAACHAHPASQNVLGVLDVALDMRLVDEQVQRIEVRTALFTSLAIVLVGVCAAVFTRRLVTKPLARLADATRHVAEMQLDRPIALGSSEELSELARSFNEMRLRLAEAMAEINGFTRSLEEKVEERTEQLKVAQQKLMQADRLSSLGQLSASVAHEINNPLSGVLNLSMLMQRILKDDGIPKGREAEFRKYLDQVATETARTGRIVSDLLAFSRRSKAHRSEVDLNAVVGTTLSLVSHKLKLMNVKVECALDAALPRLLADGSQLQQVVMNLVLNGAEATRSKGAGHLRVATRASEEKRDVLLEVKDDGEGMGPELKERIFDPFFTTKDEGKGVGLGLAVVYGIVQAHGGEIEVESVPGSGTLFRVTLSVRGAASDLSA comes from the coding sequence ATGCACTGGCCGACGCGCCTCTCGCAGAAGCTCATCCTCTCGCTGACGGTCGTCGTGACGCTCGTCGTGGTGGCCAACGGCATCTTCGCCGTCCGGTCGGCCGAGACGCAGCTCCAGGCCACCATGCTCCAGGGCGTCGACCAGCTCTCGGGGGCCATCGCGAGCGCCACCTGGCACGCCATGCTCGCCGACAACCGCGAATCGGCGTACCAGGTGATGGAGACGATCGCCGCCAAGCAGGGAATCCGGAGCGTCAGGATCTACAACAAGGAAGGTCGGGTCATGTTCTCGACGCCACCTTCGCAGACGAAGTCCGTCGACAAGAACGCCGAGGCCTGCTTCCTCTGCCACGCGTCCGAGCAGCCGCTCGTGCGGGTCGACACGCCGACGAGGACCCGGGTCGTCCACAGGCCCGACGGCACGCGGACGCTGGCGATGATCACGCCCATCTACAACGAGCCGGCGTGCAGCAACGCCGCCTGCCACGCCCACCCCGCGTCGCAGAACGTCCTGGGCGTCCTCGACGTCGCCCTCGACATGCGGCTCGTGGACGAGCAGGTCCAGCGCATCGAGGTGCGGACGGCGCTCTTCACCTCCCTGGCCATCGTCCTGGTCGGAGTCTGCGCGGCGGTCTTCACCCGCCGGCTCGTCACGAAGCCGCTCGCCCGGCTCGCGGACGCCACGCGTCACGTGGCCGAGATGCAGCTCGACCGTCCCATCGCCCTCGGGTCGAGCGAGGAGCTCTCCGAGCTGGCCCGCTCCTTCAACGAGATGCGCCTGCGCCTCGCCGAGGCGATGGCGGAGATCAACGGCTTCACCCGCAGCCTCGAGGAGAAGGTGGAGGAGCGGACCGAGCAGCTGAAGGTCGCGCAGCAGAAGCTGATGCAGGCCGACCGCCTCTCCTCGCTCGGTCAGCTCTCGGCGAGCGTGGCGCACGAGATCAACAACCCGCTCTCCGGCGTCCTCAACCTCTCGATGCTCATGCAGCGGATCCTGAAGGACGACGGCATCCCGAAGGGTCGGGAGGCCGAGTTCCGGAAGTACCTCGACCAGGTGGCCACCGAGACGGCCCGGACGGGGCGCATCGTCTCCGACCTCCTCGCCTTCTCGCGGCGGAGCAAGGCCCACCGGTCCGAGGTCGACCTGAACGCGGTCGTCGGGACGACCCTCTCCCTCGTCTCGCACAAGCTGAAGCTGATGAACGTCAAGGTCGAATGCGCCCTCGACGCCGCGCTCCCGCGCCTCCTCGCCGACGGCTCCCAGCTGCAGCAGGTCGTCATGAACCTCGTCCTGAACGGGGCCGAGGCGACCCGGAGCAAAGGGGCCGGGCATCTCCGCGTCGCGACACGGGCCAGCGAAGAGAAGCGGGACGTCCTCCTCGAGGTGAAGGACGACGGGGAAGGTATGGGCCCGGAGCTGAAGGAGCGGATCTTCGACCCCTTCTTCACGACGAAGGACGAAGGGAAGGGTGTCGGCCTCGGCCTCGCAGTCGTCTACGGCATCGTGCAGGCGCACGGAGGCGAGATCGAGGTCGAGAGCGTTCCCGGCAGCGGGACCCTCTTCCGCGTCACGCTCTCCGTGCGCGGTGCGGCGTCCGATCTCTCCGCGTGA
- a CDS encoding 4Fe-4S dicluster domain-containing protein, producing MHTSKHTSSLPAHRYTLVVDLDRCTGCGACGTACAVENNIPPAAEKATERTGTVWMRVHEAAAAGDGPATFVPIPCQQCDNPPCVDVCPQRAIEYDPRTGIVAQIPVRCLGCRYCMVACPYHTRSFNWWTPEWPEGMKATLNPDVSIRTRGVVEKCNFCVQRLQAARAKASAAGQAEIDPADYVPACVEACPSRALSFGDAADEKGEVARLAEDPESFRLLAGLGTGPKVLYRSSDPAARERLSRTGVTRG from the coding sequence ATGCACACTTCGAAGCACACCAGCTCCCTTCCCGCGCACCGCTACACGCTCGTCGTCGACCTCGACCGCTGCACCGGCTGCGGCGCCTGCGGCACGGCCTGCGCGGTGGAGAACAACATCCCGCCGGCCGCCGAGAAGGCGACCGAGCGGACCGGCACCGTCTGGATGCGCGTCCACGAGGCCGCAGCGGCCGGCGACGGCCCGGCGACGTTCGTCCCGATCCCCTGCCAGCAGTGCGACAACCCGCCCTGCGTCGACGTCTGCCCGCAGCGCGCCATCGAGTACGACCCGCGGACCGGCATCGTGGCCCAGATCCCCGTCCGCTGCCTCGGCTGCCGCTACTGCATGGTCGCGTGCCCCTACCACACCCGCTCCTTCAACTGGTGGACGCCGGAGTGGCCCGAGGGGATGAAGGCGACCCTGAACCCCGACGTCTCCATCCGGACCCGCGGCGTCGTCGAGAAGTGCAACTTCTGCGTCCAGCGTCTCCAGGCCGCCCGGGCGAAAGCCTCGGCCGCCGGCCAGGCCGAGATCGACCCGGCCGACTACGTCCCCGCCTGCGTCGAGGCGTGCCCCTCGCGAGCCCTCTCCTTCGGCGACGCGGCCGACGAGAAGGGCGAGGTGGCGCGGCTCGCAGAAGACCCCGAGAGCTTCCGTCTCCTGGCCGGACTCGGCACCGGGCCCAAGGTCCTCTACCGTTCCTCGGATCCCGCCGCCCGGGAGCGCCTGTCCCGCACGGGGGTGACGCGTGGATGA
- a CDS encoding sigma-54-dependent Fis family transcriptional regulator codes for MRATWRILVIDDEAVMRESLAAWLREDGYEVDTAPSGREGIDRARETDYAIYFVDLKMPGGIDGIETMMEVKKLRPDASIVIITAYATVDTAITAMKEGALEYIVKPCNPQEISLLVTRIIKVRKLQRENEILRRRLSGRWHFHDLLSKSPRMQEVFGLVKDVASMRSTVLITGESGTGKELIARALHFSGERAEKPFVGVSCAALTESLLESELFGYEKGAFTGAAERRKGKFEQAAGGTIFLDEIGDISPKVQVDLLRVLQERRFFRVGGSEEVSVDVRVVAATHVDLAAAVKESRFRDDLYYRLNVVAIHLPPLRERPEDIPLLARSFLERLSHELGKEAEDLSEGALKALLGHRWPGNVRELENAVERALVTAKGRVLTEDDFAFLRPVSEAAPGWSVPTHLPLADVEKTVIAATLKRNEGNVKETALVLGIDRSTLYDKLKRYGIERA; via the coding sequence ATGAGAGCGACGTGGCGGATCCTCGTCATCGACGACGAGGCGGTCATGCGCGAGTCCCTCGCGGCCTGGCTCCGCGAGGACGGCTACGAGGTGGACACGGCCCCCTCGGGCCGCGAGGGGATCGACAGGGCGCGGGAGACCGACTACGCCATCTACTTCGTCGACCTGAAGATGCCGGGGGGCATCGACGGCATCGAGACGATGATGGAGGTCAAGAAGCTCCGGCCCGACGCCTCCATCGTCATCATCACCGCGTACGCCACCGTCGACACCGCGATCACGGCGATGAAGGAGGGGGCGCTCGAGTACATCGTCAAGCCCTGCAATCCGCAGGAGATCTCGCTCCTGGTCACGCGGATCATCAAGGTGAGGAAGCTCCAGCGCGAGAACGAGATCCTGCGGCGGCGCCTCTCCGGCCGCTGGCACTTCCACGACCTCCTCTCCAAGAGCCCGCGGATGCAGGAGGTCTTCGGCCTCGTCAAGGACGTCGCCAGCATGAGGAGCACGGTCCTCATCACCGGGGAGAGCGGGACGGGGAAGGAGCTGATCGCGCGGGCCCTTCACTTCTCGGGCGAGAGGGCCGAGAAGCCGTTCGTCGGTGTCTCCTGCGCGGCCCTGACCGAGTCGCTCCTCGAGTCCGAGCTCTTCGGGTACGAGAAAGGGGCCTTCACGGGCGCCGCCGAGAGGCGCAAGGGGAAGTTCGAGCAGGCCGCGGGCGGGACGATCTTCCTCGACGAGATCGGCGACATCTCGCCGAAGGTCCAGGTCGACCTTCTCCGGGTCCTGCAGGAGCGGCGCTTCTTCCGGGTCGGAGGGAGCGAGGAGGTCTCGGTGGACGTCCGCGTCGTCGCCGCGACGCACGTCGACCTCGCCGCGGCGGTGAAGGAATCGCGCTTCCGCGACGACCTCTACTACCGGCTGAATGTCGTCGCGATTCACCTCCCGCCGCTGCGCGAGCGCCCGGAGGACATTCCCCTCCTCGCCCGCTCCTTCCTCGAGCGCCTCTCGCACGAGCTGGGGAAGGAGGCCGAGGACCTCTCCGAGGGGGCGCTCAAGGCGCTCCTCGGCCACCGCTGGCCCGGGAACGTCCGCGAGCTGGAGAACGCCGTCGAGCGGGCGCTCGTCACCGCGAAGGGACGCGTTCTGACCGAGGACGACTTCGCCTTCCTGCGCCCCGTCTCCGAGGCGGCGCCCGGATGGAGCGTCCCGACGCACCTGCCGCTCGCCGACGTCGAGAAGACGGTGATCGCGGCCACGCTGAAGCGCAACGAAGGGAACGTGAAGGAGACGGCGCTCGTCCTCGGCATCGACCGCTCGACGCTCTACGACAAGCTGAAGAGATACGGGATCGAGCGAGCCTGA
- the nrfD gene encoding polysulfide reductase NrfD, with the protein MDDTLIGRGLKRTPLPRFLLWLVPWAALLALGLYAVYLCFAVGLNQTNMDNRFAFGLWIYLDLTVIALGAGAFFTGFLLYILKKKELKAVINSAVVIGFICYSGAVGILMVDVGQPLRAWFTFWHPNVHSMLAEVTFCLTLYLSVLAIEYAPLVLKNRRVKEVPGLLVLEHQLHKVMVVFAGIGTLLSFFHQGSLGGLYGVLRGNPFAFREHIGIWPTTFFLFILSAAAVGPSFILLTTWLVGKVSKKRLVSPEVFQTLAKISGWLLLVYVVLKGIDSLVWINATSPKTGVQVSSFYAHPPFGTWVLFAEVVLLGLVPAVLLLSRRVRARTGLLVLAAAMACAGVVLNRYVMTIQTLALPSLPFDSFLSYSPSWQETAAFLAVLGYGVLLYSISFRWLNLFPEERELATKG; encoded by the coding sequence GTGGATGACACCCTGATCGGCCGCGGCCTGAAGAGGACGCCCCTCCCGCGCTTCCTCCTCTGGCTCGTCCCGTGGGCCGCCCTCCTCGCGCTCGGCCTCTACGCGGTCTACCTCTGCTTCGCCGTCGGCCTGAACCAGACGAACATGGACAACCGGTTCGCGTTCGGACTCTGGATCTACCTCGACCTGACCGTCATCGCCCTCGGCGCGGGCGCCTTCTTCACGGGCTTCCTCCTCTACATCCTGAAGAAGAAGGAGCTGAAGGCCGTCATCAACAGCGCGGTCGTCATCGGCTTCATCTGCTACAGCGGCGCCGTCGGGATCCTGATGGTCGACGTCGGCCAGCCGCTGCGCGCCTGGTTCACGTTCTGGCACCCGAACGTCCACTCGATGCTGGCCGAGGTGACGTTCTGCCTCACCCTCTACCTCTCGGTCCTCGCGATCGAGTACGCGCCGCTCGTCCTGAAGAACCGCCGCGTCAAGGAGGTCCCGGGCCTCCTCGTCCTCGAGCACCAGCTCCACAAGGTGATGGTCGTCTTCGCCGGGATCGGCACGCTCCTCTCCTTCTTCCACCAGGGCTCCCTCGGCGGGCTCTACGGCGTCCTGCGCGGCAACCCGTTCGCCTTCCGCGAGCACATCGGCATCTGGCCGACGACGTTCTTCCTCTTCATCCTGTCGGCCGCCGCCGTCGGCCCGAGCTTCATCCTCCTGACGACCTGGCTCGTCGGGAAGGTCTCGAAGAAGCGCCTCGTCTCCCCGGAGGTCTTCCAGACGCTCGCGAAGATCTCCGGTTGGCTCCTCCTCGTCTACGTCGTCCTGAAGGGGATCGACTCCCTCGTCTGGATCAACGCGACGAGCCCGAAGACCGGGGTCCAGGTGTCGTCCTTCTACGCGCACCCGCCGTTCGGCACCTGGGTCCTCTTCGCCGAGGTCGTCCTCCTCGGACTCGTTCCGGCCGTCCTCCTCCTCTCGCGGCGGGTCCGCGCGCGGACGGGGCTCCTCGTCCTGGCCGCCGCGATGGCCTGCGCGGGCGTCGTCCTGAACCGCTACGTCATGACGATCCAGACCCTCGCCCTCCCCTCGCTCCCGTTCGACAGCTTCCTCTCCTACTCGCCGAGCTGGCAGGAGACCGCGGCCTTCCTCGCCGTCCTCGGCTACGGCGTCCTTCTCTACTCGATCTCCTTCCGCTGGCTCAACCTCTTCCCCGAAGAGCGAGAGCTGGCGACGAAGGGCTGA